One genomic window of Caldivirga maquilingensis IC-167 includes the following:
- the coaBC gene encoding bifunctional phosphopantothenoylcysteine decarboxylase/phosphopantothenate--cysteine ligase CoaBC, whose amino-acid sequence MSEDVEAIRGSLSGLLKGKRIVLVVTGSVSIYRIPDVARGLIRHGAFVEVFMSRTASRLLNPLIMHWATGVKPLVELSGYTEHVSLCANSDAIVVAPATANLIGKVASGVSDSPASLCLTVAIGAGKPILMVPAMNINMWVNPIVRSNVEKLRNLGVKFLEPIIEEGKAKIPPTDEIIESTIDLTSPRNMSGLRVLVTSGPTREYIDDVKYVTTPSSGLTGYYIAREAAARGAEVYVVSGPVNVKYPNGVNVINVNGVVDMRNAVVEVLKSRRIHIAVFAAAPLDFYVGNRVSGKLSSDVDKVEVTLIKAPKIINEAKAASPSTIIVGYKAEVNVNEDELLKRALRRMSEGSWDIVAAHDVSKLGFGTMNDVYYVVNRDGSYVKIGPAHKRELARIILDKALSMLKLNEK is encoded by the coding sequence GTGAGTGAGGACGTTGAGGCCATTAGAGGTAGCTTAAGTGGATTACTTAAAGGTAAAAGAATAGTACTCGTAGTTACTGGTAGTGTGTCAATATATAGGATTCCTGACGTTGCTAGAGGGTTAATTAGGCATGGAGCCTTCGTAGAGGTTTTCATGAGTAGGACTGCCTCAAGATTATTGAATCCGTTAATAATGCATTGGGCCACTGGGGTTAAACCATTAGTTGAATTAAGTGGTTACACTGAGCATGTTAGCCTATGCGCCAACTCAGACGCCATTGTGGTTGCACCGGCTACAGCTAATTTAATAGGTAAAGTTGCCAGTGGCGTATCTGATTCACCAGCTTCACTATGCTTAACGGTAGCCATAGGTGCTGGTAAACCAATACTAATGGTTCCAGCCATGAACATTAACATGTGGGTGAACCCAATTGTGAGGAGTAACGTGGAGAAATTAAGGAACCTTGGTGTAAAGTTCCTTGAACCAATTATTGAGGAGGGTAAGGCTAAAATACCGCCCACTGATGAGATTATTGAATCCACAATAGACTTAACGTCACCAAGGAACATGAGTGGATTAAGGGTATTGGTCACCTCAGGTCCAACCAGGGAGTATATTGATGACGTCAAGTATGTGACAACACCAAGCAGTGGATTAACTGGGTACTATATAGCCAGGGAGGCTGCAGCTAGGGGTGCTGAGGTTTACGTTGTATCAGGTCCAGTCAATGTAAAGTACCCTAATGGTGTTAATGTGATTAACGTGAATGGTGTAGTGGATATGCGTAATGCAGTTGTTGAAGTGCTTAAGAGTAGGCGCATTCACATTGCAGTATTCGCAGCAGCACCTCTTGACTTCTACGTGGGTAATAGGGTTAGTGGTAAGTTAAGTAGTGATGTTGATAAGGTTGAGGTGACATTGATTAAGGCACCCAAGATAATCAATGAAGCCAAGGCAGCATCTCCAAGCACCATCATTGTTGGGTATAAGGCTGAGGTTAATGTTAATGAGGATGAATTATTGAAGAGGGCCTTAAGGAGGATGAGTGAGGGTTCATGGGATATTGTTGCGGCTCACGATGTTAGTAAACTGGGGTTTGGTACCATGAATGACGTATACTACGTAGTTAATAGAGATGGTTCATATGTTAAGATTGGGCCAGCCCATAAGAGGGAACTGGCTAGAATAATCCTTGATAAGGCATTAAGTATGCTTAAATTAAATGAAAAATAA
- a CDS encoding PaREP1 family protein, producing the protein MRVHLNINEISELRLNESRIELELAKVFLRSGLLRSAAFNTIQAWRAYLSYLASINSDLIKVRGFKRIRGNIEVNTSELIIATMPIKLMMTITEHLRNRDPELMELTALVLLIREYLCAGACRDSTSRVIDDEAAKGIMAKLITKLEKRLMQVK; encoded by the coding sequence ATGCGAGTTCACTTAAATATTAACGAAATTAGTGAGCTAAGATTAAATGAGAGCAGGATAGAATTAGAGCTAGCTAAGGTTTTCCTAAGATCCGGCTTATTAAGGAGTGCGGCATTTAATACTATTCAAGCATGGCGGGCTTACTTATCATATCTAGCCAGCATTAACAGTGATTTAATTAAGGTAAGAGGCTTCAAGAGAATTAGAGGTAATATTGAGGTTAACACTAGTGAATTAATAATAGCCACGATGCCTATTAAACTAATGATGACCATTACTGAGCATTTAAGGAATAGGGATCCTGAATTAATGGAATTAACAGCATTAGTGTTACTAATCCGTGAGTACTTATGCGCCGGTGCATGCAGAGATAGCACAAGTAGAGTTATTGATGATGAGGCCGCTAAGGGAATTATGGCTAAGTTAATTACCAAGCTTGAGAAAAGGCTAATGCAGGTTAAGTAA
- a CDS encoding digeranylgeranylglycerophospholipid reductase, with translation MYKTYDVLIVGAGTAGSYAAYLMAKQGLSVALVERKRAEEVFKVTGDAIGKHHIEELTKSGLSISNDVFMIKYEGAELYSPDLSIKYFVAGEGYGLDIGKWAQWLINAANNSGADIIDNHTVSTPIIEGGFVKGVKASRRDGTQVELRAKVTVDASGATGVVRTKLPSQYRISEPLLPEDASYAYREIVEVDYSIPNPQNIRIYLDNNISPGGYWWFFPKSDRVANVGLGIWGRLVKENGLNPRINYEKYLASSPYVKGRKLLHTGGGIVPTRRPLASMVGPGIVAVGDAAVAVNPIHGGGIGPALLSSALASKAIIEALEKGDVSEAGLWRYNLDYLNAYGIKQAQLDVFRLMLQTLTNDQLNRGLRARILTEDEVLRMSISGNLDLSGGKKALMALRLLKVPDVARKLSLALRYMNEIKKIYINYPRDPSELNNWLAALVAKYNEYRLKLKLPLMTL, from the coding sequence ATGTATAAGACATATGACGTGCTTATTGTTGGCGCTGGCACAGCGGGTTCATATGCGGCATATTTAATGGCTAAGCAGGGTTTAAGTGTAGCATTAGTGGAGCGTAAGAGGGCTGAGGAGGTTTTCAAAGTAACTGGTGATGCCATTGGGAAACACCACATTGAAGAGTTAACTAAGTCAGGCTTAAGTATTAGTAATGACGTATTCATGATTAAGTACGAGGGTGCTGAATTATATAGCCCGGATTTAAGCATAAAGTACTTTGTTGCAGGTGAGGGTTACGGCCTCGATATTGGTAAGTGGGCTCAATGGCTGATTAATGCAGCTAATAATAGTGGCGCAGACATAATAGATAATCATACTGTATCAACACCAATAATTGAGGGGGGCTTCGTGAAGGGTGTTAAGGCAAGTAGGAGGGATGGAACCCAGGTTGAGTTAAGGGCTAAGGTAACAGTGGATGCCTCAGGTGCAACAGGGGTTGTGAGGACTAAGTTACCTTCACAGTATAGGATTAGTGAACCATTACTACCAGAGGATGCCTCCTACGCGTACAGGGAGATCGTTGAAGTTGATTACAGTATACCTAATCCCCAGAACATAAGGATATACCTTGATAATAATATATCACCAGGTGGTTACTGGTGGTTCTTCCCCAAGTCAGATAGGGTTGCTAACGTAGGTTTAGGCATCTGGGGTAGGTTGGTTAAGGAGAATGGCTTAAACCCAAGGATCAACTATGAGAAGTACCTAGCCTCCTCACCATACGTTAAGGGTAGGAAACTGCTTCACACTGGTGGTGGGATAGTGCCCACAAGGAGACCATTAGCCAGCATGGTTGGCCCAGGGATTGTTGCTGTTGGTGATGCTGCTGTGGCCGTTAACCCAATCCATGGCGGCGGTATTGGGCCTGCATTATTGTCATCAGCATTAGCATCAAAAGCAATAATTGAGGCATTGGAGAAGGGTGATGTTTCTGAAGCCGGCCTATGGAGGTATAATTTAGATTACTTAAATGCCTACGGCATTAAGCAGGCTCAACTAGATGTATTTAGGTTAATGCTGCAGACGCTTACCAATGATCAATTGAATAGGGGATTAAGGGCTAGGATACTTACTGAGGATGAGGTTCTTAGAATGTCAATAAGCGGTAACCTCGACTTAAGTGGCGGTAAGAAGGCATTGATGGCGCTTAGGCTACTTAAGGTACCTGATGTGGCTAGGAAGCTATCATTAGCATTAAGGTACATGAATGAGATAAAGAAAATATACATTAATTACCCAAGGGATCCCAGTGAATTAAATAATTGGCTGGCTGCACTGGTGGCTAAGTATAACGAGTATAGGCTTAAACTTAAATTACCCTTAATGACCCTTTAG
- a CDS encoding DedA family protein yields MVLQSLVNVIFIVENMGYMGLFILMTLESLSLPIPSEVILPFTGYLIYIGRLSLIPALIDSVIASLIGSLILYLLSYYVGYSIVLKLGKYVGISRRHLDAAEQWFNKYGGVSVVLAKFIPGIRALISIPAGVARMNVWLFMLYTTVGSTIWNIVLIYIGLSLGPAWETGLTLVSRYIDYLALALIAVVIVLVIAARKHWVKYA; encoded by the coding sequence ATGGTTCTGCAATCACTGGTGAACGTGATTTTCATAGTGGAGAACATGGGTTATATGGGTCTTTTCATACTTATGACTCTGGAATCCCTATCATTACCCATTCCAAGCGAGGTAATACTACCGTTCACAGGATACTTAATATATATTGGCCGACTCAGTTTAATACCAGCCCTTATTGATTCGGTAATAGCTAGTCTAATTGGATCATTAATACTATACCTACTAAGCTACTACGTGGGTTACAGTATAGTTCTTAAGCTGGGTAAGTACGTTGGCATAAGTAGAAGACATTTGGACGCTGCGGAGCAGTGGTTTAACAAGTATGGTGGTGTATCAGTGGTTTTAGCTAAATTCATACCCGGCATTAGGGCCTTAATATCAATACCAGCTGGAGTGGCTAGAATGAACGTGTGGTTATTCATGCTTTACACTACAGTAGGTTCAACTATATGGAATATAGTGTTAATTTACATAGGCCTCAGCCTAGGTCCAGCCTGGGAGACCGGGTTAACCCTAGTGTCAAGGTACATTGACTACCTTGCCTTAGCCTTAATTGCAGTAGTAATAGTACTTGTGATTGCGGCAAGGAAACATTGGGTTAAGTACGCTTAA
- a CDS encoding cation:proton antiporter codes for MISTDGILITLALIILIGYVGDYLFRLTRVPEAVILMLIGILLVPIGHIIPIKYVTLLRELAPLFGDIALVMIMFDGGRKISFRTPLSSSGLGLTLATLDVVIPSALLAVIMYSFFNWPLVYGAILGAILGETTTTVIVPLATRLVISDSVYNMIVIEATFNSVVSILLFYLLTILLTGQFSILSYTRYVISYFSIAVFLGLVMGMLWLLALNWVKSTKAYAVTIGIAFLLYGVVDLLGGAAVVAVLIFAIIIGNHEVISEYMGLRLNIDEDRLNVVEDELEFLVRTFFYVLIGMISIISLYYALLALVITGLLLAIRYIEIFSIIKDSKTSTLLFALAPRGLTAAVLASIFLNMNYQPYSTHVFLVTFMVIIFTNIVSSGLLSIMVKTKVKSEEQKVK; via the coding sequence ATGATAAGTACTGATGGTATTTTAATAACGCTTGCATTAATTATATTGATTGGTTATGTTGGTGATTACTTGTTTCGATTAACCAGGGTACCGGAGGCTGTGATTCTAATGCTCATAGGGATATTACTTGTGCCCATTGGTCATATTATCCCCATAAAATATGTTACGCTACTTAGGGAATTAGCCCCACTCTTCGGTGATATAGCCCTAGTTATGATTATGTTTGATGGTGGACGTAAGATAAGTTTCAGGACCCCATTATCCTCAAGCGGCCTTGGCTTAACGTTAGCAACACTGGACGTGGTCATACCATCTGCATTACTGGCTGTTATAATGTACTCATTCTTCAACTGGCCCCTCGTATACGGGGCAATACTGGGTGCTATATTGGGTGAAACAACTACAACAGTCATAGTACCATTAGCCACTAGGCTAGTTATAAGTGATTCAGTCTATAATATGATAGTCATAGAGGCTACGTTCAACTCCGTGGTATCAATTCTACTCTTCTACCTCCTAACAATACTTCTAACCGGTCAGTTCTCAATCCTATCCTACACTAGGTACGTAATATCATACTTCAGCATTGCGGTATTCCTAGGTTTAGTAATGGGGATGCTGTGGCTATTGGCATTGAACTGGGTTAAGAGTACTAAGGCATATGCCGTTACAATAGGTATTGCCTTCCTACTCTATGGCGTAGTTGACTTACTTGGTGGTGCAGCTGTGGTTGCTGTTCTGATTTTCGCAATAATCATAGGTAACCATGAAGTGATCAGTGAATACATGGGTCTTAGGCTTAACATTGATGAGGATAGGCTTAACGTTGTTGAGGATGAATTAGAGTTCCTTGTTAGAACATTCTTCTACGTCCTAATAGGAATGATCTCAATAATATCCCTATACTATGCACTTCTAGCCCTAGTGATCACTGGGCTTCTTTTAGCCATTAGGTATATTGAAATATTCTCAATAATTAAAGACAGCAAAACATCCACACTACTGTTTGCCCTAGCCCCAAGAGGCTTAACTGCAGCTGTATTAGCAAGTATATTCCTAAATATGAATTACCAACCATACTCAACCCACGTATTCCTAGTAACCTTCATGGTCATAATATTCACCAACATTGTATCAA
- a CDS encoding M48 family metallopeptidase, which yields MRAYSKLLDSLMRLGSIKVSDIMRNLSTGNNNDLLYVIYSLNSDISIEAYFTRFYLAITNGSLRIRGDLKKADEFSKIMLRNTVIGNGRKLVMLFKDNGEEYVKIPTRPTSSITMNPAVSFIVSSILTLIIFLLLTKYGILLTLAVVIAQVLLTNIAYTYVSFLRMIKLRVNGSNIIKVVVTLPIDVPEDTLARLVSYASSIKSISKSQLTLLISGLRAIGGSMITSINVERISMPLIKGINVYLVPSPECNAVSLNLINKVILVSTKLVACLNEDELRAVIHHELGHIINKDTYKALVASVVYSLVSAVMLLYVIPRIGLTLVTVSAYALIALLAIVISLTLSRINETKADLYALSKGYKESLATALVKVTYPSIHSPLIKQVFLSHPTTLSRVNAILKASKRLNGK from the coding sequence ATGCGTGCGTACAGTAAGCTACTTGACTCATTAATGAGGCTCGGCTCAATTAAGGTATCTGACATCATGAGAAACCTAAGTACCGGTAATAATAATGATTTACTATATGTTATCTACTCGCTAAACTCTGATATCAGCATTGAGGCGTACTTCACTAGATTCTACTTAGCCATTACTAATGGATCCCTTAGAATACGTGGCGACTTGAAGAAGGCTGATGAATTCAGTAAGATTATGCTAAGGAATACTGTTATTGGTAATGGTAGGAAGCTTGTTATGTTATTTAAAGATAATGGTGAAGAGTACGTGAAAATACCCACTAGACCTACCTCATCAATTACCATGAACCCGGCAGTATCATTCATTGTTTCATCAATACTAACCTTAATTATATTCCTTCTACTTACGAAGTACGGTATATTACTAACCCTAGCCGTGGTTATTGCGCAAGTCTTATTAACTAACATAGCCTACACCTATGTATCCTTCCTCCGCATGATTAAGTTAAGGGTTAATGGTTCAAACATAATTAAGGTAGTGGTAACGTTACCTATTGATGTGCCTGAGGATACGCTTGCCAGATTAGTATCATATGCTTCATCAATTAAGAGCATTAGCAAGAGTCAATTAACATTGTTAATATCAGGGCTAAGGGCTATAGGTGGTTCAATGATAACCAGTATTAATGTTGAGAGAATATCAATGCCATTAATTAAAGGCATTAATGTTTACTTAGTCCCATCACCTGAATGTAATGCAGTATCCCTAAACCTCATTAATAAGGTAATATTGGTTAGCACTAAATTAGTGGCATGCCTTAATGAAGATGAGTTAAGGGCCGTGATTCACCATGAGTTAGGTCATATAATTAATAAAGACACCTATAAGGCATTGGTGGCATCAGTAGTCTACTCCCTGGTCTCAGCTGTAATGCTGCTATACGTTATACCAAGGATTGGGTTAACCCTAGTAACAGTATCCGCTTACGCATTAATAGCATTACTGGCTATAGTCATCTCACTTACATTAAGTAGGATTAATGAAACTAAGGCTGACTTATACGCATTAAGCAAGGGTTATAAGGAATCATTAGCCACTGCTTTAGTTAAGGTAACTTACCCATCAATACATTCACCATTAATTAAACAGGTTTTCCTAAGTCACCCAACTACGTTAAGTAGAGTTAATGCAATCTTAAAGGCATCTAAGAGACTTAATGGCAAGTGA
- a CDS encoding ArsR/SmtB family transcription factor produces MSKVNAYKLLINSELIMANYDKDLKRLLIWLIGGSRGGLMRYRILEALRKRPMNPNQLAKYLNVNYRTVLYHLEILERNGLIVKAGEGYGAPYLVSDELNNKWSILVDIIRMIGLRELNEGDE; encoded by the coding sequence GTGAGTAAGGTGAATGCTTATAAACTGTTGATTAATAGTGAATTAATAATGGCTAATTATGATAAGGATTTAAAAAGATTACTAATTTGGCTAATAGGTGGCTCTAGGGGTGGTTTAATGAGGTATAGGATTCTTGAGGCTCTTAGGAAGAGACCCATGAATCCTAATCAATTAGCTAAGTATCTTAACGTTAATTATAGGACAGTGTTATATCACTTAGAGATTCTTGAGAGAAACGGTCTAATAGTTAAGGCTGGTGAAGGATATGGGGCACCATACTTGGTAAGTGATGAGTTAAATAATAAGTGGAGCATTCTAGTAGATATTATTAGGATGATTGGTTTAAGGGAGTTGAATGAGGGTGATGAGTAA
- a CDS encoding glycoside hydrolase family 31 protein has product MEFSMKVSLINDDALKVSIIKSGSRYRESPAVVVKPSVELVSGENRLGPWLVKVAEDSINVSVNNMNATLRFSYSNDQIIVRGNLGLNDAVYGLGEKALPLNRKRFRVTMWNTDAYGYRYGSDPLYVSIPFFIITNKNGAIGHFADSTAKVIIDLGAEKEDEFTVIVNDYQLDYYIIRGPRLKDVVTRFINLTGKPTLMPKWALGHQQSRYSYYPQDRVIEIIKTFKEKELDNTVVYLDIHYMDGYRIFTWSKDRFPNPTELAKAAHELGVKLVTIVDPYVKVDPNYYVFKEGINGNHLSLDDDGGLSIVQGWPGKSALPDFFNKEAREWWASLIERWVREYGVDGIWLDMNEPAAFDYPNHTVSSKVITHRLDDDSRVPHDFLHNAYALYEAMATYDGLVKAGRRPFVLSRAGYAGIQRYAAVWTGDNTSNWEHLRLQLQILLGLSISGVTFIGADVGGFAKYVPGSGGNVLFTLSPELLVRWYEWAIFFPLLRNHASIGSPDQEPWAFGPRTLELIKNLLRLRARLTPYLYSLMWLSHINGEPIVRPLIYEYPNDEEVINIDDEFMLGPFMLIAPMLTSGNAREVYLPEGEWVNMWSGEVLNKGFHIVDAPLGKPPVFLRRGSLIPVQETQGVLGVLTVLGEGEFTVYDDDGESSSPTPSTLSLRISGESITVGNWINPMPQSPSSIILEAYVNKEPGKVTINDTEVAKAKFNIEPGPPSWYMDKLLYIRAATGSNVKIIN; this is encoded by the coding sequence ATGGAATTTTCAATGAAAGTAAGCCTAATAAACGATGATGCATTAAAGGTAAGTATAATTAAAAGCGGCAGTAGGTACCGGGAATCCCCTGCTGTTGTTGTTAAGCCGAGTGTTGAATTAGTAAGTGGTGAGAATAGGCTTGGTCCATGGCTTGTTAAGGTTGCTGAAGATTCCATTAATGTAAGTGTAAATAACATGAATGCAACATTAAGGTTCAGTTATAGTAATGATCAAATAATAGTGAGGGGTAATTTAGGCCTCAATGATGCAGTTTATGGACTTGGTGAAAAGGCGTTACCATTGAATAGGAAAAGGTTCAGGGTAACCATGTGGAACACTGACGCCTATGGGTACAGGTATGGTTCAGATCCACTGTATGTATCAATACCGTTCTTCATAATTACTAATAAGAATGGGGCAATAGGCCACTTCGCTGATTCCACGGCTAAGGTAATTATTGATCTTGGTGCAGAGAAGGAGGATGAGTTCACGGTTATTGTGAATGATTATCAACTGGATTACTACATTATTAGGGGGCCTAGGCTTAAGGATGTGGTTACTAGGTTCATTAACTTAACAGGTAAACCCACCTTAATGCCTAAATGGGCGCTTGGGCATCAGCAAAGTAGGTACAGTTACTACCCCCAGGATAGGGTTATTGAGATTATTAAGACCTTTAAGGAGAAGGAACTGGATAACACTGTTGTATACCTTGATATACATTACATGGATGGCTACAGAATATTCACCTGGAGTAAGGATAGGTTCCCTAATCCCACTGAATTAGCTAAGGCGGCTCATGAACTTGGTGTTAAATTAGTAACCATAGTGGATCCGTATGTTAAAGTTGATCCAAATTACTACGTGTTTAAGGAGGGTATTAATGGTAATCACCTGTCGCTTGATGATGATGGTGGATTATCCATAGTTCAGGGTTGGCCAGGTAAATCAGCATTACCGGACTTCTTTAATAAGGAGGCTAGGGAGTGGTGGGCTAGTCTCATTGAGCGTTGGGTTAGGGAGTATGGTGTTGACGGTATTTGGCTAGACATGAATGAACCAGCGGCCTTCGATTATCCCAATCACACTGTTTCAAGTAAAGTAATAACTCATAGACTTGATGATGATTCAAGGGTGCCTCATGACTTCCTCCACAACGCCTATGCGCTATATGAGGCTATGGCAACATATGATGGCTTAGTTAAGGCGGGTAGAAGACCATTCGTATTATCCAGGGCCGGTTACGCCGGTATCCAGAGGTATGCGGCAGTTTGGACTGGTGATAATACCAGTAATTGGGAACACTTGAGACTGCAATTGCAGATACTCCTGGGTTTAAGTATATCAGGTGTCACATTCATTGGCGCTGATGTAGGTGGCTTTGCAAAATATGTTCCAGGGAGTGGTGGAAATGTTTTGTTTACTTTAAGTCCTGAACTACTGGTTAGGTGGTATGAGTGGGCTATTTTCTTCCCACTGCTGAGGAACCATGCCTCAATTGGGTCACCTGACCAGGAACCCTGGGCCTTTGGGCCAAGAACACTTGAATTAATTAAGAATCTTCTGAGGCTCAGGGCTAGGTTAACCCCATACTTATACTCATTAATGTGGCTTAGCCACATTAATGGTGAACCAATAGTTAGGCCATTGATATACGAGTACCCTAATGATGAGGAGGTTATTAATATTGATGATGAATTCATGCTTGGGCCATTCATGCTAATAGCACCAATGTTAACCAGTGGTAATGCCAGGGAGGTTTACTTACCTGAGGGGGAATGGGTTAATATGTGGAGTGGTGAGGTGCTTAACAAGGGATTCCACATTGTTGATGCACCACTTGGTAAGCCACCAGTATTCCTTAGGAGGGGTTCACTGATACCTGTACAGGAGACTCAGGGTGTTTTAGGCGTGCTGACGGTATTGGGTGAGGGGGAATTCACTGTTTACGATGATGATGGTGAATCATCATCACCAACACCATCAACATTAAGCCTAAGGATTAGTGGTGAATCAATTACAGTAGGTAATTGGATTAATCCAATGCCTCAATCACCATCATCAATAATACTTGAGGCCTATGTTAATAAGGAACCAGGTAAAGTAACTATTAATGATACTGAGGTGGCTAAGGCTAAGTTCAATATTGAACCAGGTCCACCATCATGGTACATGGATAAGCTACTCTACATTAGAGCGGCAACTGGGAGTAATGTTAAAATAATTAATTAA
- a CDS encoding DNA-binding protein → MKMNVMIKLKEYASSSKGNLITVRPSKIAQEINTVGRVTRADGVVIRNFLEQLVERGYMEVIKRSARGKVYGIRKGGEFWKLLMSHNPEDILDLINIEE, encoded by the coding sequence ATGAAGATGAACGTGATGATTAAGCTTAAGGAATATGCATCCTCCTCCAAGGGGAACCTAATAACAGTTAGGCCAAGTAAGATAGCCCAGGAAATAAATACTGTGGGAAGGGTGACAAGGGCTGATGGAGTTGTTATAAGGAATTTCCTAGAGCAGTTGGTTGAGAGGGGTTATATGGAGGTCATTAAGAGGAGCGCCAGGGGTAAGGTATATGGAATACGAAAGGGAGGAGAATTCTGGAAGCTCCTCATGTCACATAATCCTGAAGACATACTTGACTTAATCAATATAGAGGAGTAA
- a CDS encoding class II aldolase/adducin family protein, giving the protein MDPRDQLIRYFIETYNKGLNTLMGGNASIRIGDSVLITPSGVPKSELTINDIVELSINGNVIEGNRKPSSEWRMHLSIYRVSDYKAVIHAHAPSIITLYLAGLSLDLSVVSEAKSYIRKISDVEFIKPGTQELADEVSMRIKDGADLIVLKNHGVVAVGYSLPEALNKIEVAEDTAKMLLTLRLINKY; this is encoded by the coding sequence ATGGATCCAAGGGATCAATTAATAAGGTACTTCATTGAAACATACAATAAAGGGCTTAATACATTAATGGGTGGTAATGCAAGCATCAGAATAGGTGATTCAGTACTAATAACACCAAGCGGTGTACCTAAGTCTGAATTGACGATTAATGATATAGTTGAATTATCAATAAATGGTAACGTTATTGAAGGTAATAGGAAACCGTCCTCAGAATGGAGAATGCACTTATCAATATACAGGGTAAGTGACTATAAGGCTGTAATACATGCGCATGCACCATCAATAATAACCCTATACCTAGCTGGATTAAGCCTTGACTTAAGCGTCGTGAGTGAGGCTAAGTCATATATACGTAAGATTAGTGATGTAGAATTCATTAAACCCGGTACCCAGGAATTAGCTGATGAAGTGTCAATGAGGATTAAGGATGGGGCTGATTTAATAGTGCTTAAGAACCATGGAGTGGTGGCTGTTGGTTACTCACTTCCTGAGGCGTTAAATAAAATTGAGGTTGCTGAGGATACTGCTAAAATGCTATTAACATTGAGGTTAATTAATAAGTATTAA